Part of the Bacillus cabrialesii genome is shown below.
AAAAAAATCATGATCGGCAAAAACAAACTGAAGCCGGCGGCCATTATGTACATCGAAGGCAAAGCAAAAAACTCCGTCATAAAAGATGTAAAAGCGCGGCTTAAAAATATCCAACTGGAGGATATTCAAGACAGCGGAACACTTGAGGAGCTCATTGAAGATAATAAATATTCGCCGTTTCCGCAGATTCAAAATACGGAAAGGCCCGACAAGGTATCGTCGGCCCTGTTTAACGGCCGGGTGGCTATATTGGTCGACAGTTCACCATTTGTGCTGCTGGTCCCGGTTTCTCTCGGTGTCCTGATGCAGTCCCCGGATGACTACTATGAACGCTGGATTTCTGCATCTCTTATCCGGTCTCTGCGGTTCGCTTCTATCTTCATCACCTTGTTTTTGTCATCGATTTATATCGCACTCGTTTCCTTTCATCAAGGGCTGCTGCCGACCGCGCTCGCCGTCACGATTTCGGCAAACAGGGAAAATGTGCCGTTTCCGCCGATATTTGAAGCCCTGTTGATGGAAGTAACGATCGAGCTGTTGAGGGAAGCCGGTCTGCGCCTGCCCAATCCGCTCGGCCAGACAATCGGCCTCGTTGGAGGCGTTGTCATCGGACAGGCGGCTGTAGAAGCGAATCTCGTCAGTTCGATTATGGTCATCGTTGTCAGCGTCATCGCCCTTTCATCCTTTACCGTTCCCCAATATGGAATGGGGCTGTCTTTCCGGGTGCTGCGTTTTATTTCGATGTT
Proteins encoded:
- the gerAA gene encoding spore germination receptor protein GerAA, translated to MEHTFKEYIHDNLALVLPKLKENDDLVKNKKMLANGLVFYYLYFSELNDEKKVSESIKTLIKDEETLTLDQVKKRLDQLDARPVETAEKTVESILSGNCAVFINGLDKAYILSTGQKKTRSLAEPTTEKVVRGPKVAFVEDLNTNLALIRQRTSHPKLITKKIMIGKNKLKPAAIMYIEGKAKNSVIKDVKARLKNIQLEDIQDSGTLEELIEDNKYSPFPQIQNTERPDKVSSALFNGRVAILVDSSPFVLLVPVSLGVLMQSPDDYYERWISASLIRSLRFASIFITLFLSSIYIALVSFHQGLLPTALAVTISANRENVPFPPIFEALLMEVTIELLREAGLRLPNPLGQTIGLVGGVVIGQAAVEANLVSSIMVIVVSVIALSSFTVPQYGMGLSFRVLRFISMFSAAILGLYGIILFMLVIYTHLTRQTSFGSPYFSPNGFFSLKNTDDSIIRLPIKNKPKEANNPNEPKTDSNQT